A genomic region of Chloroflexota bacterium contains the following coding sequences:
- a CDS encoding cbb3-type cytochrome c oxidase subunit I, which produces MILGAERKIASWHMLVAIVALSIGTLFGPLQALEHMGINLYPALQSVGLQSYYQGLTLHGVLNALVWTTFFITGFFTLTVTYTLKKALVYPMLSWAAFIVMVVGLVMAAIPLLLNMASVLYTLYPPMQAPWFYYLGLTLVVVGSWMSGWSLLLTWAAWRKENKGATTPFIALGSLITVVLWQICTLGIAAEILVMLLPWSLGLLPGVDAQLARTLFWFTGHPLVYFWLLPAYVSWYGMLPKQAGGKLFSEPLARLAFWLFLLLSTPLGFHHQYVDPGISEGWKYLHAILTFSVFFPSMLTAFTVTASLETAGRARGAKGLLDWILKLPWNEPSFTAQAVAMIIFAFGGIGGIINASYNVNLVIHNTAWVPGHLHLTVGTGVTLTFIGILYWLLPHLTGKALWGTGWARAQSWLWLVGMGLMSNGLHRLGLLGAPRRTMLGVATDNYGTPDWLFPRLETGIGGTILLVSFICFLVVVVKTMMNKETAKVEMPIAEALQPEGIPAWLNNWQPWLVGTVVLIVIAYGPVLVSLISQVQLVSPGFNVWK; this is translated from the coding sequence ATGATTTTAGGGGCTGAACGAAAAATTGCCAGTTGGCATATGTTGGTTGCAATCGTGGCGTTGTCCATCGGCACGCTCTTTGGTCCGCTCCAGGCATTGGAGCACATGGGCATCAATCTCTATCCCGCGTTGCAAAGCGTCGGTCTGCAATCGTATTATCAAGGTCTGACCTTGCACGGCGTTTTGAACGCGTTGGTGTGGACGACGTTTTTCATCACCGGTTTTTTCACCTTGACCGTGACCTACACGCTCAAGAAAGCACTGGTCTATCCCATGCTGAGTTGGGCGGCGTTCATCGTGATGGTCGTCGGCTTGGTGATGGCGGCGATTCCACTCTTGCTCAACATGGCGTCGGTGCTGTACACCTTGTACCCGCCAATGCAAGCGCCGTGGTTCTATTATCTTGGTTTGACGCTCGTCGTCGTCGGTAGTTGGATGAGCGGTTGGAGTTTGCTGCTGACCTGGGCGGCGTGGCGCAAAGAGAACAAGGGCGCGACGACGCCGTTCATCGCGCTAGGGTCGCTCATCACCGTCGTGTTGTGGCAAATCTGCACGCTCGGCATCGCGGCGGAAATCTTGGTGATGCTGTTGCCCTGGTCGCTTGGATTGTTGCCGGGCGTGGACGCGCAACTTGCGCGCACGTTGTTCTGGTTCACGGGTCATCCGCTGGTTTATTTCTGGTTGTTGCCGGCGTACGTGTCGTGGTACGGCATGTTGCCCAAGCAAGCCGGCGGCAAGTTGTTCAGTGAACCGCTCGCGCGTCTTGCGTTCTGGTTGTTCCTCTTGCTTTCAACGCCGCTCGGTTTCCACCATCAATATGTGGACCCCGGCATCTCGGAAGGTTGGAAGTACTTGCACGCGATCCTGACCTTCTCCGTGTTCTTCCCCAGCATGTTGACCGCGTTCACGGTCACGGCGTCGCTCGAAACGGCGGGGCGTGCGCGCGGCGCGAAAGGTTTGCTCGATTGGATCTTGAAACTGCCGTGGAACGAACCATCGTTTACCGCGCAAGCCGTCGCGATGATCATCTTTGCATTCGGCGGCATCGGCGGCATCATCAACGCGTCGTACAACGTCAACCTCGTCATTCACAACACAGCGTGGGTGCCAGGTCACTTGCACCTGACCGTTGGCACGGGCGTGACGCTCACGTTCATCGGCATCTTGTACTGGCTCTTGCCGCACCTGACCGGCAAAGCGTTATGGGGCACGGGCTGGGCACGCGCGCAATCGTGGTTGTGGCTTGTTGGAATGGGACTCATGTCGAACGGCTTGCACCGCCTCGGTTTGCTAGGCGCGCCGCGCCGCACGATGCTCGGCGTTGCGACGGACAATTATGGCACGCCCGATTGGTTGTTCCCGCGTTTGGAAACCGGTATCGGTGGTACGATCCTGCTCGTTTCGTTCATCTGCTTCTTGGTCGTCGTCGTCAAGACGATGATGAACAAAGAAACTGCCAAGGTCGAGATGCCGATTGCCGAAGCGTTGCAACCAGAAGGTATTCCCGCGTGGCTCAACAATTGGCAACCCTGGCTCGTCGGCACGGTCGTGTTGATCGTCATCGCGTACGGTCCGGTCCTCGTGTCGCTGATTAGTCAAGTGCAGTTGGTCTCGCCCGGTTTTAATGTTTGGAAGTAA
- a CDS encoding c-type cytochrome — protein MRKLVLLIALLAITALVLSACGGGGGGAAGAGDAARGKALYNKSTIGTKSAEGCVACHKYDEKEGKAEKAPYTKGTGARAATRVAGMSAEEYIKESITKPDAYVVEGFNKGDMYQKFSAELSAQEMADLIAYLLSEK, from the coding sequence ATGCGTAAATTAGTTTTACTGATTGCGTTGCTCGCGATCACCGCGTTGGTGTTGTCCGCGTGCGGCGGCGGCGGTGGTGGCGCGGCGGGCGCGGGCGATGCGGCGCGCGGCAAAGCGCTCTACAACAAGAGCACCATCGGCACCAAGTCTGCGGAAGGATGCGTCGCGTGCCACAAGTACGACGAAAAAGAAGGCAAGGCGGAAAAGGCGCCGTACACCAAGGGCACTGGCGCGCGCGCGGCAACGCGCGTCGCGGGCATGAGCGCGGAGGAATACATCAAGGAATCCATCACCAAGCCCGATGCGTACGTCGTCGAAGGTTTCAACAAGGGCGACATGTACCAGAAATTCAGCGCGGAACTTTCGGCGCAAGAGATGGCGGATTTGATCGCGTATCTGTTGAGCGAAAAGTAA